From the genome of Winogradskyella forsetii, one region includes:
- a CDS encoding GMP reductase, which produces MRIEHDIKLGFKDVMIRPKRSTLKSRSQVTLERDYKFLNSKVNWKGIPIMAANMDTVGTFEMALVLAEHHLFTAIHKHYSTEQWHAFLNAAPKNITDYMAISTGTGKNDTKKLKAVFDNHPELKFICIDVANGYSEHFVNFVQQTREQYPDKVIIAGNVVTGEMVEQLLLSGADIVKVGIGPGSVCTTRVKTGVGYPQLSAIIECADAAHGLGGHIISDGGCATPGDVAKAFGAGADFVMLGGMFAGHTESGGELITRNGEQYKQFYGMSSATAMDKYVGGVAEYRASEGKTIEVPYKGDVKNTLQDILGGLRSTCTYVGAERLKELTKRTTFIRVAEQENLVYGG; this is translated from the coding sequence ATGCGCATAGAACACGATATAAAACTAGGCTTTAAAGATGTCATGATTCGTCCGAAACGGTCTACCTTAAAAAGTAGATCCCAAGTGACCTTAGAGCGTGACTACAAATTTCTAAATAGTAAAGTAAACTGGAAAGGTATTCCCATTATGGCTGCCAATATGGATACGGTCGGGACGTTTGAAATGGCGCTCGTTTTAGCCGAACACCATCTATTCACCGCCATACACAAGCACTACTCTACCGAACAATGGCATGCGTTTTTAAACGCAGCGCCAAAAAACATTACCGATTATATGGCCATCAGCACGGGCACTGGAAAAAACGATACCAAAAAACTAAAAGCGGTTTTTGATAATCATCCCGAACTCAAATTTATATGTATCGATGTGGCCAATGGCTATTCTGAACACTTCGTCAACTTTGTACAACAAACACGGGAACAGTATCCCGATAAAGTTATTATTGCTGGCAACGTGGTGACTGGCGAAATGGTAGAGCAACTCCTACTCTCTGGCGCAGACATTGTAAAAGTGGGCATTGGTCCTGGAAGCGTCTGTACCACACGAGTAAAAACAGGTGTGGGCTATCCGCAACTCTCTGCGATTATAGAATGTGCCGATGCAGCGCATGGTTTAGGCGGCCATATTATTAGCGATGGTGGTTGCGCCACGCCAGGCGATGTGGCTAAAGCGTTTGGTGCTGGTGCCGATTTTGTAATGCTTGGCGGCATGTTTGCTGGCCATACCGAAAGTGGTGGCGAACTCATCACCCGAAATGGTGAACAATACAAACAATTTTATGGGATGAGTTCTGCTACAGCCATGGACAAATACGTTGGAGGCGTTGCCGAATACCGAGCCAGTGAAGGCAAAACCATTGAAGTACCCTACAAAGGCGATGTTAAAAATACACTCCAAGATATTTTAGGCGGCTTAAGAAGTACCTGTACGTATGTTGGTGCGGAACGTTTAAAGGAATTGACAAAACGTACGACTTTTATTCGCGTGGCTGAGCAGGAGAATTTGGTTTATGGTGGGTAG
- a CDS encoding glycosyltransferase family 2 protein, translated as MLKPLVSILVPFKNTDAFIAECLDSILNQSYSNWEAIFVDDHSDDDSHTIVERYAEKDSRIKFHKNEHSGIIDALKTAYQHSSGTYITRMDSDDIMTPIRLETMVTNLEIYGRKHLAVGQVKYFRADGLSDGFARYEQWLNSLTVEGKNYSEIYKECVIPSPCWMLHRMDFDACGGFNSNVYPEDYDLAFRFYKANYICMPCDKVLLHWRDYSTRTSRTHEHYAENSFLDLKVHYFLELNYDASRPLAIWGAGHKGKTLAKILLKENIPFFWICDNPKKIGKHIYDQELYNFDYLAELQHPQSIVTVANSKAQKEITRYFESQKMQSMVDYFFFC; from the coding sequence ATGTTAAAGCCCTTAGTGAGCATTTTAGTCCCTTTCAAAAACACGGACGCATTTATTGCCGAATGTTTGGATTCTATCTTGAACCAATCCTACTCCAATTGGGAAGCTATTTTTGTTGATGACCATTCTGATGATGATTCACACACTATTGTTGAACGTTATGCTGAAAAAGATAGCAGAATCAAGTTCCATAAAAATGAACACTCCGGAATTATCGACGCTTTAAAAACCGCTTACCAACATAGCTCTGGAACTTATATCACGAGAATGGACAGTGATGATATCATGACACCAATCCGACTTGAAACCATGGTCACCAATCTTGAAATATATGGTAGAAAGCATTTAGCCGTAGGTCAAGTAAAATACTTTAGAGCAGACGGTTTAAGTGATGGTTTTGCACGCTACGAACAATGGTTAAATAGTTTAACGGTTGAAGGTAAAAACTATTCTGAAATTTACAAGGAATGTGTTATTCCCTCACCCTGTTGGATGTTGCATCGTATGGATTTTGACGCCTGTGGTGGTTTTAATTCAAATGTTTATCCTGAAGATTACGATTTAGCGTTTCGGTTTTATAAAGCCAACTATATTTGTATGCCCTGTGATAAAGTATTGTTACATTGGCGCGATTACAGTACGAGAACCTCAAGAACGCATGAGCATTATGCCGAGAATTCATTTCTCGATCTTAAAGTGCATTATTTTTTAGAATTGAACTATGATGCCTCGAGACCCTTAGCCATTTGGGGCGCAGGACATAAAGGCAAAACATTGGCTAAAATACTTCTAAAAGAAAATATTCCGTTTTTCTGGATTTGTGATAACCCAAAGAAAATAGGAAAACATATTTATGATCAAGAACTTTATAATTTTGATTATTTAGCGGAACTACAACATCCCCAGAGTATTGTAACGGTTGCCAATTCTAAGGCTCAAAAAGAAATTACACGTTATTTTGAAAGTCAAAAGATGCAATCCATGGTCGATTATTTCTTTTTCTGTTAA
- a CDS encoding sensor histidine kinase encodes MSKRNKKYIPKKKTNPVVLNKRIEELKNELRLHGKNIDAISKSHDIHITMLSNFARHDIKNSIQSIDSVISTNTSDEITDEHLSSIKLNLKIMRETIENFSKLVPHSDKDNFSYSSLVTAVELLNRDNFYENKITLIKENDLDQEIYFSLPFQSVVQMTNNIIINATKALSKIETKRIIKFSVDKDENFLKISIFDNGEEVEKKIENKIFDYGISNTGGSGIGLHHAKYLCELYNGSIEYCPLENNDYQKYFLISLPIINSEE; translated from the coding sequence TTGAGTAAAAGAAACAAAAAATACATACCCAAGAAAAAAACAAATCCTGTTGTTTTAAATAAAAGAATCGAAGAATTAAAAAATGAACTTAGATTACACGGAAAAAATATTGATGCAATTTCTAAATCACACGATATACACATCACAATGTTAAGCAATTTTGCTAGACACGATATAAAAAACTCTATCCAAAGCATTGACAGTGTTATAAGTACAAATACTTCTGATGAAATAACAGATGAACATTTAAGCTCGATAAAATTGAATTTAAAAATAATGCGAGAAACTATAGAAAATTTTTCTAAATTAGTTCCTCACAGTGATAAAGACAATTTTTCTTATAGTAGTCTAGTTACAGCAGTTGAGCTTTTAAATAGAGATAATTTCTATGAAAATAAAATTACCCTTATTAAAGAGAATGATTTAGACCAAGAAATATATTTTAGTTTACCTTTTCAGTCTGTTGTTCAAATGACTAATAATATTATTATCAACGCAACGAAAGCCCTTTCAAAAATTGAGACAAAAAGGATAATTAAGTTTTCAGTAGATAAAGACGAAAACTTCTTAAAAATAAGCATTTTTGATAACGGAGAAGAAGTTGAAAAGAAGATTGAGAATAAGATTTTCGATTATGGAATTTCAAACACAGGAGGTTCTGGAATAGGTTTGCACCACGCTAAATACCTATGCGAATTGTATAATGGTTCAATAGAATATTGTCCATTAGAAAATAACGATTACCAAAAATATTTTTTAATATCTTTACCAATAATAAATTCAGAAGAATGA
- a CDS encoding TIGR02757 family protein encodes MKLKKSELKDFLDEKVNRYNHPKFIESDPIQIPHQFSKKEDIEIAGFLTATIAWGNRKSIIKNAHQMMDLLDHSPFEFVMQHQTSDLERFEGFVHRTFNSDDFKQFVTSLRYVYQQHHGLEAVFAKHAEPASLQQSIHQFKNVFFELPHLERTKKHVSDPLKNSAAKRINMFLRWMVRNDNNGVDFGIWESVSSSQLSCPLDVHSGNVARKLGLLKRKQNDGKALVELDQALRKLDPIDPVKYDFALFGLGVFEGF; translated from the coding sequence TTGAAACTCAAAAAATCAGAATTAAAAGACTTCCTAGACGAAAAAGTCAATCGCTATAATCATCCCAAATTTATTGAGAGTGATCCCATTCAAATTCCGCATCAATTTTCAAAAAAGGAAGATATTGAAATTGCTGGGTTTTTAACGGCAACCATTGCTTGGGGAAACCGTAAAAGCATTATTAAAAATGCGCATCAAATGATGGACTTATTGGACCACTCCCCTTTTGAGTTTGTGATGCAACACCAAACTTCCGACTTAGAGCGTTTTGAGGGCTTTGTGCATCGTACTTTTAATAGTGATGACTTCAAACAGTTTGTTACAAGTCTGCGATATGTATATCAACAGCATCACGGTTTGGAAGCGGTTTTTGCCAAGCATGCTGAGCCAGCGTCACTTCAACAGAGTATTCATCAGTTTAAAAATGTATTCTTTGAGTTACCACATTTAGAGCGTACCAAAAAACATGTGAGTGATCCGCTTAAAAATTCAGCAGCCAAACGTATTAATATGTTTTTGCGTTGGATGGTTCGTAACGACAATAATGGTGTGGATTTTGGGATTTGGGAATCAGTGTCGTCTTCACAATTGAGTTGTCCACTCGATGTGCATTCTGGCAACGTGGCCAGAAAACTAGGCTTGCTAAAACGCAAACAAAATGACGGCAAAGCTCTAGTGGAATTAGACCAAGCCTTGAGAAAACTAGACCCAATAGATCCTGTAAAGTATGATTTTGCTTTATTCGGTTTGGGTGTTTTTGAGGGCTTCTAA
- a CDS encoding S10 family peptidase: MKYRLTLLLICCCAISFSQDLKIPVDTTIVSNGTVTIKGKPITYKAETGFQPVWDDDGKIIASLYYTYYKRTNDSKGNDRPIMYSFNGGPGSASLWMHIAYTGPKILNIDDEGYPIQPYGIKDNPYSILDVADIVFINPVNTGYSRKVADKEGKMPDDKLFFGVNADVKYLASWMNTFTTRQNRWQSPKYIIGESYGGTRVMGLSLELQNNQWLYLNGVILVSPADYKVVRVGGPLSSSLYLPYYTAAAWYHNRLDPALQKKDLLEILPEAETFAINELMPALAKGGFIGETEKNAIAKQMSYYSGLSEKVILQQNLEVPNRFFWKELLRDKTGETIGRLDSRYIGMDRVETGDSPDYSAELSSWVHSFTPAMNYYIQNELGLKTDVKYNVFGDVGNWDRTNDNTRENLRQAMAQNPYLKVLTQSGYYDGATTYFSAKYSQWQIDPSGKMKDRFSFKGYRSGHMMYLRNEDLEKANDDLREFINSSLPKGKSAKY, encoded by the coding sequence ATGAAATATCGCCTGACACTACTTTTAATATGCTGTTGTGCTATCAGCTTTTCACAAGATTTAAAAATTCCTGTAGACACTACTATTGTGAGCAATGGTACCGTAACCATTAAAGGCAAACCCATTACTTACAAGGCCGAAACTGGTTTTCAACCGGTTTGGGACGACGACGGAAAAATCATCGCCTCGTTATATTACACCTATTACAAACGTACCAATGACAGCAAAGGCAACGACAGACCTATTATGTATTCCTTTAATGGTGGACCAGGTTCGGCCTCACTTTGGATGCATATTGCATACACAGGCCCAAAGATTTTAAACATCGATGATGAAGGCTATCCCATACAACCGTATGGTATAAAGGACAATCCTTATTCCATATTGGATGTGGCCGATATTGTGTTTATCAATCCTGTAAATACAGGCTATTCCAGAAAAGTAGCTGATAAGGAAGGTAAAATGCCAGACGACAAATTATTCTTTGGTGTCAATGCCGATGTCAAATATCTCGCCAGTTGGATGAATACTTTCACGACGCGACAAAACCGCTGGCAATCCCCAAAATATATTATTGGCGAAAGTTATGGCGGCACACGCGTTATGGGATTGTCTTTGGAACTTCAAAATAACCAATGGCTCTATCTCAATGGTGTGATTTTGGTGTCTCCTGCAGATTATAAAGTGGTACGTGTTGGTGGTCCATTATCTTCTAGTTTATATTTGCCCTACTACACCGCAGCAGCTTGGTATCATAATAGGTTAGATCCAGCGCTTCAGAAAAAGGATTTATTGGAAATTTTACCAGAAGCTGAAACCTTTGCCATTAACGAATTAATGCCTGCGCTTGCCAAAGGTGGATTCATTGGTGAAACCGAAAAAAATGCTATAGCGAAGCAGATGAGCTATTATTCAGGGTTATCGGAAAAAGTGATTTTACAACAAAACCTAGAGGTTCCCAATCGTTTTTTCTGGAAAGAATTACTACGTGATAAAACTGGGGAAACCATTGGTCGTTTGGATTCCAGATATATTGGTATGGACAGGGTTGAAACTGGCGATAGCCCAGACTATAGCGCAGAACTCAGCTCTTGGGTGCATTCCTTTACACCTGCGATGAATTATTACATTCAGAATGAATTGGGTCTTAAAACCGATGTGAAATACAATGTTTTTGGCGACGTTGGAAATTGGGATCGAACCAACGATAATACAAGGGAAAATTTACGTCAAGCCATGGCACAGAATCCTTATTTAAAGGTGTTGACACAGTCTGGATATTACGATGGAGCCACCACTTATTTTTCGGCTAAATATTCGCAATGGCAAATTGATCCCAGTGGAAAAATGAAAGACCGATTCTCCTTTAAAGGGTATAGAAGTGGCCACATGATGTATTTACGGAATGAAGATCTTGAAAAGGCCAATGACGACCTAAGGGAATTCATAAACAGCTCATTACCAAAGGGAAAGTCAGCTAAATATTGA
- a CDS encoding peptidoglycan bridge formation glycyltransferase FemA/FemB family protein, protein MIAVIKEKQEWSALLAKAENLDFYHTYDYHHLSKTEGESPILIKYTEGDTTLVLPLLLRDIENSDYKDATSVYGYAGLLALHIDAHFNKANFHNELNAFFKAQKIISVFSRLHPFIEHQEDLHTGLGHILSLGKVVYVDLTQTIEDQRAKYNRRLKTYVNKARKLCTVIEGTVEEHVQTFIELYEENMKRVDATDNYFFDTAYYHRLLSSSDFETKLMLCQHNESQEIIAGALFMKTGNIVQYHLSGLSEEYFELNPIKLIIDEMRIIATNEGYNIFNLGGGLGSEEDSLFKFKSGFSKDFETFKVWKYVVDEAAYKTLTKNHLGTEIKTEELHDGYFPAYRAPVKTHTV, encoded by the coding sequence ATGATTGCAGTTATAAAAGAAAAACAGGAATGGAGTGCACTTTTGGCTAAGGCTGAAAATTTAGACTTTTACCATACCTACGATTATCACCATCTTTCAAAAACCGAAGGGGAATCTCCCATTCTTATTAAATACACAGAGGGCGATACCACTTTAGTCCTTCCTTTGTTATTAAGGGACATTGAAAATTCCGATTATAAAGATGCCACATCTGTTTATGGCTATGCTGGATTGTTAGCTTTACATATTGACGCACATTTTAACAAAGCCAACTTTCACAATGAGCTTAATGCTTTTTTTAAAGCACAGAAAATTATCTCGGTATTCTCACGCTTGCATCCATTTATAGAACATCAAGAAGACCTACATACTGGTTTAGGCCACATTTTGTCACTTGGAAAAGTCGTGTATGTAGATTTAACGCAAACCATTGAAGATCAAAGAGCGAAGTATAATAGACGCTTAAAAACCTATGTCAACAAGGCGCGCAAACTTTGTACAGTCATTGAAGGTACGGTAGAAGAGCATGTTCAAACCTTTATCGAATTGTACGAAGAAAACATGAAACGTGTTGATGCTACAGATAATTACTTTTTTGATACGGCTTATTACCATCGCTTATTATCAAGTTCAGATTTTGAAACCAAGCTAATGCTGTGTCAGCACAATGAATCACAAGAGATAATTGCTGGCGCATTATTTATGAAAACCGGAAACATTGTTCAGTACCACCTATCTGGTCTCAGTGAGGAATATTTTGAGCTGAACCCCATAAAACTGATTATTGACGAAATGCGTATCATAGCCACTAATGAAGGGTATAACATTTTCAATCTTGGCGGTGGACTTGGAAGTGAAGAAGATTCACTGTTCAAGTTTAAAAGTGGGTTTTCCAAGGATTTTGAAACCTTCAAGGTTTGGAAATATGTCGTGGATGAAGCCGCTTATAAAACCTTGACCAAAAATCATTTGGGCACTGAAATAAAGACCGAGGAACTCCACGATGGTTACTTTCCCGCATATCGTGCACCAGTAAAAACACATACGGTTTAA
- a CDS encoding response regulator, whose protein sequence is MKRSVLIIDDVKVQAQGLEKGLRTKLSSEYDLKSVYEEQEIIESIENRYFSIAIVDLRMDGFDFDGIELINKIIETNPFAKIIIVSAFKGEYLLQLKDLFITGKIIDVLDKEDYDVWIPKLSDIIEKYHQESFKSPDEINNALLEYYSNAKNETDAYSKGEKFEHFVSLLFQSIGYNSINKRIIDKSLNEVDLIIRNEIEDPFLNKFGKYILIECKNKPKDKVDKNTFIVFSSKLKHTNGLAELGIIATTGYLTRNTYLEAIRESNDVRKIIFISNKEFQRLIMSINKLETFKEIIDEQVKDN, encoded by the coding sequence ATGAAAAGAAGTGTTTTAATTATAGATGACGTAAAAGTACAAGCTCAAGGGCTTGAAAAAGGTCTTAGAACAAAACTTTCTTCTGAATATGATTTAAAAAGTGTTTATGAAGAACAAGAAATCATCGAATCCATCGAGAATAGATATTTTTCAATAGCAATAGTGGATTTGAGAATGGATGGTTTTGATTTTGATGGTATTGAATTAATAAATAAAATAATAGAGACTAATCCTTTTGCTAAAATTATAATTGTTTCTGCTTTCAAAGGAGAATATTTACTTCAATTAAAAGACCTTTTTATAACTGGAAAAATAATTGATGTTTTAGACAAAGAAGATTATGATGTTTGGATACCAAAACTTTCTGATATAATAGAGAAATATCATCAGGAATCCTTTAAATCACCTGATGAAATAAATAATGCGCTTTTAGAATACTATTCAAATGCTAAAAATGAAACTGACGCATATTCAAAAGGAGAAAAATTCGAGCATTTCGTAAGCCTTTTATTCCAATCTATAGGTTATAATAGCATTAATAAAAGAATAATTGATAAGTCACTTAATGAAGTTGATTTAATAATTAGAAATGAAATAGAGGACCCATTTTTAAATAAATTTGGTAAATACATTTTGATTGAATGTAAAAACAAACCAAAAGACAAAGTAGATAAAAATACTTTTATTGTATTTAGCAGTAAATTAAAACACACAAATGGTCTAGCTGAACTTGGAATAATTGCAACAACAGGTTATTTGACAAGAAATACTTATCTTGAAGCTATTAGAGAATCAAATGATGTCCGAAAAATAATATTTATTTCAAATAAAGAATTCCAAAGACTTATTATGTCAATTAATAAGTTAGAAACTTTTAAAGAAATTATTGACGAACAAGTAAAAGACAATTAA
- a CDS encoding sensor histidine kinase: MTSPKFPKNELQRLEAVKSYNILDSLPEEDYDNITALVASICDIPIALIAVLDTNRNFFKSYHGIPFNESPRDISFCGHTILNEDILIIKDARKDKRFIDNPLVTEQQAIFYAGVPLINPEGFPLGTICVFDHKPRELDKSQINALKSLGKQVVNLLELRRKNFILEATKTELEDRNKRLAVFASHVSHDLKSPLANITSLTDLLKQDDASRLSEDSKGYLNYIEESTTVLKDYIDGILRYYKSDELLKAKKEDVELSELAEDIKRVLVSNTDKIIAPNTTIQHINKAALSQILINLVDNALKYNDKAERMVTIAYEFLSDHHQFKVTDNGIGIPENQKDKIFDIFRTVKNDFGKSSTGIGLSTVKNLVEKLNGQISVDSELGKGSTFTFTIGL, from the coding sequence ATGACAAGCCCAAAATTTCCGAAAAACGAATTACAGCGCTTAGAAGCTGTAAAATCCTATAACATCTTAGATAGCTTACCAGAAGAGGATTATGATAATATAACTGCTTTGGTGGCCTCTATTTGCGATATACCTATTGCGTTGATTGCCGTGTTAGATACTAATCGCAATTTTTTTAAATCATATCATGGCATCCCTTTTAATGAATCGCCTAGGGATATTTCTTTCTGTGGACACACCATCTTGAATGAAGACATATTAATCATAAAAGATGCCAGAAAAGACAAACGATTCATTGATAACCCACTTGTTACAGAGCAGCAAGCTATATTTTATGCAGGAGTACCATTAATTAATCCAGAAGGTTTCCCTTTAGGCACTATTTGTGTTTTCGATCATAAGCCAAGAGAATTAGATAAATCCCAAATCAACGCCCTAAAATCCCTTGGAAAACAAGTGGTCAATCTATTGGAATTAAGGCGTAAAAATTTTATTCTAGAAGCAACCAAAACAGAACTGGAAGATCGAAATAAACGACTGGCCGTTTTTGCCAGTCATGTTTCGCACGATTTAAAGTCGCCATTAGCCAATATTACATCGCTAACCGATTTATTAAAACAAGACGATGCGTCGCGTTTATCGGAAGATTCTAAAGGCTATTTAAACTATATTGAAGAATCTACAACAGTACTTAAAGATTATATTGATGGTATTTTGCGCTACTACAAATCTGACGAACTTTTAAAAGCAAAAAAGGAAGATGTAGAGCTTTCCGAATTAGCTGAAGACATAAAGCGTGTTTTAGTATCCAATACTGATAAAATCATTGCACCCAATACTACAATACAGCATATAAACAAAGCAGCACTTTCACAGATCCTTATTAATTTAGTGGATAACGCTTTAAAATATAATGATAAGGCTGAACGTATGGTGACCATTGCATATGAGTTCCTATCGGACCATCACCAGTTTAAAGTTACGGACAATGGGATTGGAATTCCAGAAAACCAAAAAGATAAGATCTTTGACATCTTCAGAACCGTAAAAAATGATTTTGGAAAGTCGAGTACGGGAATTGGGTTAAGTACCGTAAAAAACCTGGTTGAAAAACTAAATGGACAAATTTCTGTCGATTCTGAACTTGGAAAAGGCAGCACGTTTACATTTACGATAGGATTGTAA
- a CDS encoding M61 family metallopeptidase: MKNYLAILGLSIVLVGCGSAKPTVDDLAVSNPIMTALDLTAVNNDRVPVTINPGRFTTETVTYRLPRVVQGTYSVSDFGKYVDDFKALDYDGNELTVTKVDDNTWTITEATKLDKLQYYVNDTFDIETTGGIGGEDIFSPGGTNIEDDNYVLNLHGFVGYFDSLKNNQYAVDVTAPASFERTSALENKGTTTSADGTTMTSSYFADRYFDITDNPMMYGNLDVEEFMVGDIKIVLSLYSPTGKHTAASLKETVYKMMEAQKRYLGDVNTTPRYDIYLYLSRGGENDPKGFGALEHHTSTVAVFSESESLESLKSSIIDVVSHEFFHIVTPLSVHSEDVHYFDYNQPTFSKHLWMYEGVTEYFAQHFQVYEGLVENQIFYNTINSKIQTSKRLDDAMSFTIMSENILKEPYASNYYNVYMKGALIGMCVDILMRKESDGNRSMLSLMKELSAKYGKEKPFEDDKLIADITAMTYPSVGEFLKTHVEGDVPINYDEFFAMVGLKMGETKVETNYIFAGGQNVIFDADQAKGTIFFAPMALQNSFWKSQNIQAGDVIKKVNGMDLTMANAQQVIGGMFGWQEGQDITMEIEREGQPISIEATLTKAYATGESIVEDEKATDAQKALRAAWLKG, from the coding sequence ATGAAGAATTATTTAGCCATTCTTGGCTTGAGTATCGTTTTGGTAGGTTGCGGATCTGCAAAACCAACGGTAGACGATTTAGCAGTAAGCAATCCTATTATGACGGCTTTGGATTTAACCGCAGTCAATAATGATAGAGTGCCAGTAACTATTAATCCTGGACGTTTTACAACTGAAACGGTAACGTATAGGTTGCCAAGAGTTGTACAAGGTACCTATTCCGTAAGTGATTTCGGTAAGTATGTTGATGATTTTAAAGCTTTGGATTATGATGGCAATGAATTAACGGTAACCAAAGTAGATGATAATACTTGGACCATTACTGAGGCTACGAAATTAGATAAACTTCAATATTATGTTAATGATACGTTTGACATTGAAACGACTGGTGGCATAGGAGGAGAGGATATATTTTCGCCAGGTGGTACTAATATCGAAGACGATAACTATGTGTTAAACCTACATGGGTTTGTTGGTTATTTTGATTCTTTAAAGAACAATCAATATGCTGTGGATGTCACTGCTCCTGCCTCTTTTGAGAGAACGTCTGCTTTAGAAAATAAAGGTACGACGACTAGCGCAGATGGTACAACAATGACCAGTAGCTATTTTGCAGATCGTTATTTCGATATTACCGATAACCCAATGATGTATGGAAATTTGGATGTTGAAGAATTTATGGTAGGTGATATTAAAATCGTTTTGAGTCTTTATTCGCCAACAGGTAAACATACTGCAGCAAGTTTAAAAGAGACGGTTTACAAAATGATGGAAGCGCAAAAGCGTTATTTAGGCGATGTGAATACAACACCGCGTTACGACATTTATTTATACTTATCCAGAGGAGGTGAAAATGACCCTAAAGGTTTTGGAGCCTTAGAACATCACACATCAACAGTAGCTGTTTTTAGCGAAAGTGAAAGTTTAGAGTCACTAAAGAGTTCCATTATTGATGTGGTGTCTCACGAGTTTTTTCATATTGTAACACCATTATCTGTACATTCTGAAGATGTACACTATTTTGATTACAACCAACCGACATTTTCCAAACATTTATGGATGTATGAAGGGGTTACGGAATACTTTGCGCAGCATTTTCAGGTTTATGAAGGTTTAGTGGAAAACCAAATATTTTACAATACGATCAATTCTAAAATACAAACCTCTAAGCGTTTGGATGATGCCATGAGCTTTACGATTATGAGCGAGAATATCTTAAAAGAACCATATGCCAGTAATTATTATAATGTGTATATGAAAGGCGCACTTATCGGCATGTGTGTTGATATTTTAATGCGAAAGGAAAGTGATGGTAACCGCAGTATGTTGTCCTTAATGAAAGAACTTTCTGCAAAATACGGGAAAGAAAAACCTTTTGAAGATGATAAGCTGATTGCTGATATCACGGCAATGACCTATCCAAGTGTTGGTGAATTCCTAAAAACACATGTTGAAGGTGATGTACCTATTAACTATGATGAATTTTTTGCCATGGTGGGCTTAAAGATGGGCGAAACCAAAGTGGAAACCAACTATATTTTTGCAGGCGGACAGAATGTGATTTTTGATGCTGATCAAGCAAAAGGGACTATTTTCTTTGCACCTATGGCTTTACAGAATTCATTTTGGAAATCACAGAATATACAGGCAGGTGACGTCATTAAGAAGGTAAACGGTATGGATTTAACTATGGCAAATGCACAACAAGTGATTGGAGGCATGTTTGGGTGGCAAGAAGGCCAAGATATCACTATGGAAATAGAGCGTGAAGGTCAACCGATTAGCATTGAAGCCACCTTAACCAAAGCATATGCAACGGGTGAATCTATTGTTGAAGATGAAAAGGCAACCGACGCACAGAAAGCGTTGAGAGCGGCTTGGTTGAAAGGTTAA